Proteins found in one Collinsella aerofaciens genomic segment:
- the asnB gene encoding asparagine synthase (glutamine-hydrolyzing) has protein sequence MCGFVGFVGGTDNQSEVLTKMMDRIVHRGPDMGGQFIDGRVALGFRRLSILDLTEAGAQPMANEDGSVVIVFNGEIYNFQELRSELEAKGYKFHCGADTESLLHGYEEWGEAVLDRLRGMYAFVIWDKKKNKLFGARDIFGIKPLYYYPMADAGDGAPGVLFGSEIKSFLDYPHFHKAVNKKALRPYMTLQYSATEETFFEGVYKLPPAHYFTVDIPTGKMNIERYWDCDYSAVEKPFEEYVDELDEVVHESVEAHRIADVKVASFLSGGVDSSYIAACLMPDRTFSVGFDYKNFNETNYAKELSDKLGVENVRKMITADEFFGALEDIQYHMDEPQSNLSSVPLWFLAEMARKDVTVVLSGEGADELFGGYAYYEDTVPVRKYKKMVPLPIRRALGNLALHMPYFKGHNFLVKGAEIPEKSFLGQALVWPEREVDGVLKPEYNTGDGAFELAAPIYARVKGQPELVKKQYLDMNMWLPGDILLKADKMCMAHSLELRVPFLDRKVMEFAEHIPDRYRINENGNKQVLRHAANKSLPDEWATRPKVGFPVPIVYWLREQKWYDYVKEYFTAPWASEFFNTDELMHLLDLHFAGKGDFQRKIYTPLVFLVWYKRFFIDEDQPAVQAA, from the coding sequence ATGTGCGGTTTTGTCGGTTTTGTCGGTGGGACGGATAACCAATCCGAGGTGCTCACCAAGATGATGGACCGCATCGTCCATCGCGGTCCCGACATGGGCGGTCAGTTTATCGACGGCCGCGTTGCCCTCGGCTTCCGCCGCCTGTCGATCCTCGACCTGACCGAGGCCGGCGCTCAGCCCATGGCCAATGAGGACGGCAGCGTCGTCATTGTCTTCAACGGCGAGATCTACAACTTCCAAGAACTCCGTTCCGAGCTCGAGGCCAAGGGCTACAAGTTCCACTGCGGCGCCGACACCGAGAGCCTCCTGCACGGCTACGAGGAGTGGGGCGAGGCCGTACTCGATCGTCTGCGCGGTATGTACGCCTTCGTCATCTGGGACAAAAAGAAGAACAAGCTTTTTGGCGCCCGCGACATCTTTGGCATCAAGCCGCTCTACTACTATCCCATGGCCGATGCGGGCGACGGCGCTCCGGGCGTGCTCTTTGGTTCCGAGATCAAGAGCTTCCTGGACTACCCGCACTTCCACAAGGCGGTCAACAAAAAGGCTCTGCGTCCGTACATGACGCTGCAGTATTCGGCGACTGAGGAGACCTTCTTCGAGGGTGTCTACAAGCTGCCGCCGGCGCACTACTTTACCGTCGATATCCCGACCGGCAAGATGAACATCGAGCGCTACTGGGATTGCGATTACTCTGCCGTCGAGAAGCCGTTCGAAGAGTATGTCGATGAGCTGGACGAGGTCGTGCACGAGAGTGTCGAGGCCCATCGCATCGCCGACGTCAAGGTCGCGTCGTTCCTCTCCGGTGGCGTCGACTCCAGCTACATCGCCGCTTGCCTCATGCCCGACAGGACCTTCTCGGTGGGCTTTGACTACAAGAACTTCAACGAGACCAACTACGCCAAGGAACTTTCCGATAAGCTCGGCGTCGAGAACGTTCGCAAGATGATTACCGCCGACGAGTTCTTCGGTGCGCTCGAGGACATCCAGTATCACATGGACGAGCCGCAGTCCAACCTGTCTTCCGTGCCGCTGTGGTTCTTGGCCGAGATGGCCCGCAAGGACGTTACCGTCGTGCTTTCGGGCGAAGGCGCCGACGAGCTCTTTGGCGGCTACGCCTACTACGAGGACACGGTCCCGGTGCGCAAGTACAAAAAGATGGTGCCGCTGCCCATCCGTCGCGCGCTCGGTAACCTGGCGCTGCATATGCCGTACTTCAAGGGACATAACTTCCTGGTCAAGGGTGCCGAGATCCCCGAGAAGTCGTTCCTGGGACAGGCTCTGGTATGGCCGGAGCGCGAGGTCGACGGCGTGCTCAAGCCCGAGTACAACACCGGCGATGGCGCCTTTGAGCTCGCTGCACCCATCTACGCACGCGTGAAGGGTCAGCCCGAACTGGTCAAGAAGCAGTACCTGGACATGAACATGTGGCTCCCGGGCGACATTCTGCTCAAGGCCGACAAGATGTGCATGGCGCACTCGCTGGAGCTGCGCGTGCCCTTCCTGGACCGCAAAGTCATGGAGTTCGCCGAGCACATTCCCGATCGCTACCGCATCAACGAGAACGGCAACAAGCAGGTACTCCGCCACGCTGCCAACAAGTCGCTGCCCGATGAGTGGGCCACCCGTCCCAAGGTGGGCTTCCCGGTGCCGATTGTCTACTGGCTGCGCGAGCAAAAGTGGTACGACTATGTCAAGGAGTACTTCACCGCGCCGTGGGCAAGCGAGTTCTTCAATACCGACGAGCTCATGCACCTGCTCGATCTGCACTTTGCGGGCAAGGGCGATTTCCAGCGCAAGATCTATACGCCGCTCGTGTTCCTAGTGTGGTACAAGCGCTTCTTTATCGACGAGGACCAGCCCGCTGTTCAGGCTGCCTAG
- a CDS encoding IS1595 family transposase, producing MNAEDLVIILKKNMAKLSKSERRRAIESVRDIIRAAMFDDAAGDGYDVERCPRCGSVAIVKKGKSRNGEQRYLCRDCGRTFSASTNRILGTSKLPRETWMAYAECFVLMLPLRECADRCGVCLKTAYTMRHRLIECLKEYSPEFHVGQGQACELDETYFPESFKGNHSKGSFTLPRKARHRGKQVRRRGLSREQICVMTGISDTNATFFEVSGRGVVSRKRAAVALRDRIGAGAVVATDKATAYVDVLHDLKVASHESYDSKDRSEGTINRINTVHSLLDSFMVRFKGVSTKHLGAYLDWFRWCRTFMAADSRTAESTVARQLANGTCATRIRDMFNVLPPYMDYWVASAA from the coding sequence ATGAACGCCGAGGATCTGGTCATCATCCTCAAGAAGAACATGGCAAAGCTCAGCAAGTCCGAGCGCCGCCGCGCAATCGAGTCGGTGCGCGACATCATCCGCGCCGCCATGTTCGACGATGCGGCGGGAGACGGCTACGATGTAGAGCGCTGCCCCCGTTGCGGCTCGGTCGCTATCGTCAAGAAGGGCAAGTCCAGGAACGGCGAGCAACGCTATCTCTGCCGCGACTGCGGCAGGACGTTCTCCGCCTCCACCAATCGGATCCTCGGCACGAGCAAGCTGCCACGCGAGACCTGGATGGCCTATGCCGAGTGCTTCGTCCTCATGCTTCCGCTCCGCGAGTGCGCCGACCGATGCGGTGTCTGCCTCAAGACCGCATACACCATGCGCCACAGACTCATCGAGTGCCTGAAGGAATATTCTCCCGAGTTCCACGTCGGGCAGGGGCAGGCCTGCGAGCTCGACGAGACGTACTTCCCCGAGTCCTTCAAGGGCAACCATTCCAAGGGTTCCTTCACCCTGCCGAGGAAGGCTCGCCACCGCGGCAAGCAGGTCCGCAGGCGCGGCCTCTCCCGCGAGCAGATCTGCGTCATGACGGGCATCAGCGACACGAACGCCACCTTCTTCGAGGTCTCGGGGCGCGGCGTAGTCTCGCGCAAGCGCGCGGCGGTGGCCCTTCGCGACCGTATCGGCGCGGGCGCGGTCGTCGCCACGGACAAGGCGACCGCATATGTCGACGTGCTGCACGACCTGAAGGTCGCCTCTCATGAGTCCTACGACTCCAAGGACCGCTCGGAGGGCACCATCAACCGAATCAACACCGTCCACTCGCTCCTCGATTCGTTCATGGTGCGCTTCAAGGGCGTGTCCACCAAGCACCTCGGCGCCTACCTCGATTGGTTCCGCTGGTGCCGCACCTTCATGGCGGCCGACTCCCGTACCGCGGAGTCCACGGTCGCCCGCCAGCTAGCCAACGGCACCTGCGCGACCCGTATCCGCGACATGTTCAACGTCCTGCCGCCCTATATGGACTA